The Dehalococcoidia bacterium genome includes the window GGCTCAAAGGAGAAGGTGAACATTACCACCAGGGCAATGACGAAAACCAGCAGGGGGAGCACCAGTTCCCGACTGCGCACCTCGATCAGGAGGTCTTTCCACACCAGGCCCCACAGCGCGCGGCCGAGCGCCTCCACGCTAGCCCCCTTGCACTCCCATAAGGCGACGGTAGGCGTCCTGGAATGTAGCGGCGTTGGCGCGGGAGTGGGGTTCGGCTAGGGCCACCCGCCCCCGATGCAAGGCCACTGCCTGGTGCCCCAACGCCAGACCCCACGCCACCTGATGGGTGGTTAAGACCACTGCCCCCCCATGCTCACAGTGCTCCCGTATCACCTGCTCCAGAGTGGCTACCGATGGGGCGTCCAACCCCGCCTCGGGCTCGTCCAGCAGGAGCACAGGGGGCTGGTGGAGCAGGGCACGGGCTAACCCCGCCCGCTTTTGCAGACCGTGGGAGAGGGTGCGCACCCGTTGGTGCAGGCGCTCCGTCAGCCCGAGGCGGTCGGCCAGGGTCTCAATACGCGCCGAAGGCCGCTGCAGACCAAACATGCGTGCATAGAACAGCAGGTTCTCCCACACCGTCAGATCCGCATACAGGAAGGGGTTGTGGGTCAGGACTCCCACGCGCCTTTGCACCTCCAGGGGGTGGGTGTGCAGGGGAAAGCCTGCCACCTGTGCCCAGCCCTCCGTTGGGCGGGCCAGGCCGGCCAGCACCTTCACTAATGTCGTCTTGCCCGAGCCGTTGGGGCCCAGCACGACCAACGTCTGCCCCCACTCCACAGCCAGGTTCACCTGGTGCAAAGCCAGGTAGGGGCCATAGGTGCGCGTCAGGCCGCGGACCTCCACAGCGAGCATAGAAGCGCGGTGCTCCTTTCTTGTAAGGAATCCTACTCCCCTCGTGGTGAGAGGGGCAATGGCGGGCGGGCCATATGCTAGGATAGACATGAAACCTGCCAGGGACGGATGGATGGTTGAAACGATTTTCATTGGGGTGGCGTGGCCCTATGCCAACGGACCCCTGCACCTGGGGCACATTGCGGGATGTTACCTTCCTGCTGATATCTTTGCCCGCTACCAGCGCCTGCGGGGCAACCGGGTGCTGATGGTCTCTGGCTCCGATCAGCACGGGACGCCCATCACCCTGCGCGCCGAGCAGGAGGGTCTCACCCCCCAGCAGGTGGTGGACAAGTATCACGCCCAGTTTCTACGGGATTGGGAGCGGTTGGGCATCTCCTTTGACCTCTACACCACCACAGGCACCGACAACCACCGGCAGGTGGTGCACGACCTGTTCCGCACCTTGCTGCACAAGGGGGTAATCTACCCAAGCACCCAACATCAGCCCTACTGTCCTACCGACCGACGCTTTCTGCCCGACCGTTATGTGGAGGGCACCTGCCCCTTCTGCCGCTATGAGCGGGCGCGGGGCGACCAGTGCGAGCGGTGTGGCAAACCTCTTAATCCCCAAGACCTCATCGGGATGCGCTGTCGCCTGTGCGGGCAGACGCCCCAGATACGGGAGACACGCCACTACTTCCTGCGCCTGTCGGACTTCCAGGGGCGCCTGTTGGATTGGGTGCGCACCAAAGAGAGCGTGTGGCGTCCCAATGTCTATAACTTCACTCTGCGCTTCCTGGAGGGGGGGCTCCAGGACCGCGCCATCACCCGCGACCTGGAATGGGGGGTGCCTGTACCTGTGGACGACCCCGACTTCCGCACCAAGCGCATCTATGTGTGGTTTGAGGCGGTGATCGGCTACCTGTCGGCAGCCAAGGAGTGGGCACTGCGGCGGGGGGAGGCAGAGGTGTGGCGGGAGTTCTGGCAGAACCCCGCCTGTCGCCACTACTACTTCATCGGCAAGGACAACATCCCCTTCCACACCGTCATCTGGCCGGCCATGTTGATGGCCTATGGCGATTGGACACCCGAGAAAGGGGGCGCCTACAACCTCCCCTACGATGTGCCGGCCAACGAGTTCCTGAACCTGGAGCGCCAGAAGTTCTCCACCTCCCAGAACTGGGCTGTGTGGGTGCCCGACGCGCTGGAGCGCTATGCCCCCGATGCCCTGCGCTACTGTTTGACGGCCATTATGCCCGAAACCGCGGACGCCGACTTCACCTGGCGGGAGTTCGTGCGGCGCACCAACGACGAACTTGTGGCTACCTACGGCAACCTGGTGCACCGTGTGGTGAGCCTGACGGTGCGCCATTGTGCAGGGCGGGTGCCCCAACCCACCTCCTGCACCCACGAGGATACAGCCTTGCAGGACTTGGCCCGGGCGACCCTGGGTAAGGTGGGGGAGGCGTTGGGGCTGTGCCGCTTTCGGGAGGCGCTAGGGCACGCTATGGCCCTGGCCCAGGAGGCCAACCGCTACTTAGACCAGACCGCCCCCTGGCGTCTGGTGCGGGAGGACCCCCAGAGGGCGTCCGCCGTGCTGTGGACGGCCTTGCTGGTGGTGTCGGCACTTAAGACCTGCATGGCCCCCTTCCTGCCCTTCTCGTCCCAGCGCTTGCACCACATGCTGGGGTGGAGCGGGCGGGTGGAGGACGCCGGCTGGCGGGTGCAGGAGCCGGTGCCCGGCCACCCCTTGGGCACACCTGAACCCTTGTTTGCCAAACTGGACGATCGCGTCGCCGAGGAGGAGGTGCAACGCCTCCTAGCCCAGCGCCGCGGACCCGCAGGATAGGAGGCGCATGACCCTCCGTTTCTATGAGCCCGTAGTGAAAGACCTGGAAGAGGTGCAGGAGCGGCTGCGCCGGCTGGCCCAGGAGGTGGACGATCCCCGCCTGACCCCCCTGTTCGCCCATCCTTTAGAGGTGCCGGGCAAGCGAGTGCGCCCCACCATTACCCTCCTGGCGGGGCGGCTCACCTCCCAGAACCCGGACAAGATCATCCTCATGGCGACGGCCGTGGAGCTGCTACACATCGCCACCCTGGTGCACGACGACACGGTGGACAACGCCGCCCTCCGCCGGGGGCGGGCGACCCTCTCCAAACTGTTCGGCCCCCAGGTGGCGGTGCTGGTGGGGGATTACCTGTTCGCCGCCTCGGCGGTGCTGGTCTGTCAAACAGGGCACCTGGGGGTGGTGCAGCGCTTCGCCGAAACGATCATGGACTTGGCCAGCGGGGAGTTGGAGGAGCACCTGTCCCGAGGCATTCCTACCCAGACTCGGGATCAGTATTATCGGCGCATCTATCGGAAGACTGCCTCCCTGTTCCGCACGGCAGCCGAGTCGGGGGCGATTCTGTGTGGTGCGCCCGAGGCGTGGGTGGAGGCTATGCGCAGGTATGGGTATGCCCTGGGCATGGCCTTCCAGATCGTGGACGACATCCTGGATGTGGACGGGGTGGGGGAGGAGGTGGGCAAGCCGGTGGGCAACGACCTGCGGGAGGGGGTATTGACCCTTCCCGCGCTTCTGTTGCTGGAGCGGTTCCCCCAGGGCAATCCCATCCTCTCCCTGTTGCGGGGGGAGGACACCGAGGCCAACCTGACCCGCGCCCTGGAGATGCTCCGCACCAGTGGGGTGCTCCAGGAGGCGATGCAAGTGGCGCGGGGGTTCTTGCGCCAGGCGGAGGAGGCCCTCGCTCCCCTGCCCCCCAGCGACAGCAAGGAGTGTCTGCTGGCCTTGGCCGACTATGTGGTGGGGAGGCGTAAGTAGGAGAGGACAGATGCGCTACCGGTTCCGACGGTTTGCCTTTGGGTTCCCCCTGGGGCCTTTCGGGTTCGGCCTCTACTTTGGTGCACGGCGATGGTTCGGTCCCCCCTTCCGTCCCTACCGACGGGAGGACTACCGCCGCTGGCTGGAGGAGTATCAGCGCGACCTCCAGGACTACCGCCAAAGCCTGCAGGAGGAACTCCAAGAGGTGGAGGCGGAGCTGCGCGAGGTGGCCGAGGAGCTGCAACGGCTGGGACGGGAGCCCTCCTAGCCCCGCCCCTGTTGCCTGGAGGTGGCGCGGGACCCCGGCGGGCTCCCGCGGCTTCTATTGCCCTCCCCTCGCCTCGGCTCCCATGCGTCGGGGCTTGTCCCTGCCACAGGCAGTAGTAGGTGGGGGATACCCCCGTAAGGGACCCCAGACACCATAGCCTCCCCGACGGCTTCACCGTACCGTCCACCCCCTCTTGACAAAAGTGGAACACCTGTTCTATCCTTTGGCCAGATAGGAAATAGAACTGATGTTCTCCCTCTGGGGGTGCTTGAGGGGAGACACCCCCGGAGGGCCTACAGGGGGGGTACCCATGCAGGACACGCCTCGACGCACAGGCAGACAACTGGGCCTACCGGGCGTCATGCCCCTCCCCCCCGTAGAGGTGGCCCGCCCCAGCACCCTTCGGCAAGGGCAAGAGGTGGTCTACATCGGCCGTGTGCCGGGTGGCCCTAGCCGAGGGGTGTGGGGGCGTGTCCAACGCCTGACCCCCCGAGGGGCGTGGGTGCACTTCGGTCCTGCTGGCTCCTGGCTGGTGCCTCACCACCTTTTGGGCATCCCCCGCCCCGTTGAGGTTTCCCCCTTCCCTGACACGGAGGGGGGCACACCGTGAACGCCCGCGCCCGCTACCAGGAAATCCGTTGCCGCACCGCCCTCAACCGGGTGGAAGGCATGGGCTTCCGCTGGTCGCTCAACCCCTACCGCGGGTGCGTCCACTCTTGCCACTACTGCTTTGCCCGCCGGTACCACGCCTTCCTGGACCTCTCGGCAGGGGAGGACTTCTCGGGCATCGTCTTCGTCAAGGTCAACATCCCCCAGGTGCTCCGCTGGGAGGTGTGGAGCCCCACCTGGCGCAAGGAGGAGGTGGTCATCGGCACCGCCACCGACCCCTACCAGCCCATAGAGGGGAAGTATCGTCTCACCCGCTCCTGCCTGGAGGTGCTCTGCCAGGTGGCTAACCCTATGAGCCTGGTGACCAAGGGCACCATGGTAGTGCGGGACACCGATGTGCTGGCCGACCTGTCCCGTCGGGCGGGGTGTAGCGTGTGCATCAGCGTGCCCACCCTGGACACCGCCATCTGGCGGCGGATGGAGCCGGGCACCCCCCCTCCGCAGAAGCGCCTGTGGGCGGTGGAGCGCCTGGCCCAAGCGGGGGTGCGGGCGGGTGTGCTCATCGCCCCCATCGTCCCGGGTCTTACCGATGGCCCCTTCCAGTTGGCCCAGGTGGTGCGGGCGGCCAAGGAGCACGGGGCGTCTTTCGTGGGGGCGTCCCTTCTGCGTCTCCAGAGTGGCGTGCGGGAGCATTTCCTCCAGTGGCTAGGGGGGGAGTTCCCCCACCTGCGCCCTATCTACCAGCGCCTCTACACAGGGGCCTATGTCCCCTGGCGGTTTCAGTCGGCCGTGTTGGCCCGGGTGGAGGGCCTCAAACAGCGCTACGGACTGGCAGAGCGCCCACAGCCCGGGGCATCGGCACCCCGCCAGTTGGCCTTTGCCCTTTAGCCTTTGGGGGCGAAGGTGCGCAACGCCTCACGCACCATCTCCCGGCTGGAGCCGTGGGCAAAAGCCAGGATGGGGAGGGTCACACCCGCCCCCCGGTAGGCCTCTAGCCCCTCCCGGCACTGGGCGGGCGTGCCCGCAAGGGCCAGGTCGTCCAACATGGTGTCGCTCACCAGGCGGGCAGCGCGCTCTCGGTCCCTGTGCTGCCACGCCTGGCGGATGGCCTCTGCCTCCTCCACATACCCGTAGCGCCGCACCAGGGTGTTGTAGTAGACCCCCATCCCTCCAATGTAGTAGGCCACATGGGCGCGAGCCAGGGCGCGTGCGCTGGCCCCATCGGCGGAGACTGCGGTGATGATGTAAGGGGCGATCTCAATGTGAGAGAGGGAGCGCCCCCGGGCGGCGGCCCCCTCCTCCAGGGGCTTCAGGTAGACCTCCCGAAAGCGGGAGCGGGACGGCAGGAAGGGGATGCACCCATCCGCCAGTTCGCCGGTCAGGCGGAGGTTCTGGGGCCCCATAGCGGCGATGAAGATGGGCAGGTGGGCACGCCGAGGGGTAAAGGCCAGGCGGAAGTTCTGCAGGCGGAACACGCGCCCTTGATAGTTCACCCGTTGCCCGCTCCAGATCAAGCGGAGAATTTCGACATATTCCCGTGTGCGCTCCAGAGGATGGTGGAAGGGGACACCGTGCCACTGCTCAATGACAATCTGCCCGCTGACACCCAGCCCCAAGATAAACCGCCCCCCCGACACTTCGTCCAAAGTGGCGGCGGCCATGCCGATGAGGGCGGGCGTACGGCTGTACACATTCACGATTCCCGCCCCCAACTGAATGCGTTGGGTCCCCAAAGCGAAATAGGCGAGGGAGGTGAACACCTCCCGTCCCCAGGACTCCCCCAGCCACACCGAATGGTAGCCCAACGCCTCCGCCTCCCGAATCAGGTCCAAAGAGGTGACCAGGTCGCTGTCCTCCTGTCGCGGGGTGATGCCTATCCGCTCCATAGCAAGCTCCTTCATCAAGTAGGATATGAGAGGCTCTGGTGCTCCCGGGTGCGTTGCAGGACCACGATGGCCTCCCGCCGGATGGAAAGCAACACCGTCCGCCCCGGGGTCAGGTCCAGGGGGAGGTAACTGTACGGGGGGAAGCGGGCCTCCACCACTGCCCCATTCTCCAATGCCACGCGCAGGGTGTGCACTTGGGGGCCGGGGCGATGCTCTACGATGCGCCCCGTAACCATGTTGTGGCGCACCGCCTCCGTTAGGGGACGGTCGGGGTAGAGAACCTTCACCTGGTGGGGACGAATGTACCCCGTTACAGTCTGTCCCGGGGGAAGGGGTTGGGGCAAGGCCTCTAACAGCAAACCATCCCAGTCCAGGGACAATCCCTCCGGCGTGGAGGCGACCACCTGCGCCGTAAACAGGTTGCCGATACCCAAGAGGCGCGCCACCGCGGCGTCCACAGGGGTGTGAAAGACCTCCTGCACCGGGCCGACCTGCACCACCCGCCCCTGGTGCATAACGGCCAGGCGATGCCCCACAGCGAAAGCGTCCTCTAGGTCGTGGGTCACCAACACCACCACCAACCCCAGGGTTTTTTGCAAAGCGACGAGTTCCCCACGCAGGCGCTCCCGCACGGGGAGGTCAAGGGCCGAGAAAGGCTCGTCCAAGAGCAATACCTGGGGCTGCACTGCCAGCGCTCGCGCCAGGGCCACCCGCTGTTGCTGTCCCCCGGACAACTCCCAGGGGTAGCGGTCCGCAAGGTGCTCCAGATGCATGTGCTTCAGGAGGGCCAGAGCCTGCAAGCGCCCCTCACCCCCCCGCAGAGGATAAGCCACATTCTCCAGCGCCGTCATGTGGGGGAACAGGGCATAGTCTTGGAACACATAGCCGATGCGCCGCAGGCGTGGGGGCACCCAGATAGCGGGGCCAGGCCGCCCGCGGCGGAAGAGGGTGCGCCCATTCAGGACAATCTCCCCCGCATCGGGGCGCGTGAGCCCCGCAATGGTGTGGAGGGTCTGGGTCTTGCCGGCGCCTGAGGGGCCGAACAGCACCAGCACCTCCTGCCCCACCTGCAGGGTGACCTGTAAGACAAAGTCCCCCAGGCGCTTTTCTATGTCCACCAGCAACCGAGCGTCCATGCCGTGCACCCTACCGGCGGCCGGGGGTGGGGCGCTGGGCCTCCATCCTCCGCACCACCCACAGCCCCAGCAAGGATATCCCCGTGAGGAGGAGCACCATCTGATTGGCCAGAGCGTAGTCGCTGTTCTGGACGGCGTCGTAGACGGCTAAGGGGAGGGTTTGGGTGCGCCCTGGGATGCTCCCGGCCACCATTAGGGTCGCCCCGAAGTCTCCCAAGGCCCGTGCCGAGCCTAAAAGGATGCCTGCCAAGATGCCCCGCCGTGCCAAGGGCAGGGTGATACGCCACAGCACCTCCCACTCCCGGGAGCCCAGGGTGCGGGCGACCTGCTCCAGGGCGGGGTCCACACTGGCGATGGCGGCACGGGACGCCTGCACCATGAGGGGGAGGCCCATGACCGCCGAGGCTACCGCCGCCGCCCACCAAGTGAAGACGATGTCTACCCCCAGCCACTCCTTGAGGGGGCTCCCCCTCCCTAAAGCGATGAGGAGGTAGTAGCCCACTACTGTCGGGGGCAGCACCAGAGGGAGGGTTACCACAAGTTCTACTAGTGTGCGCCCAGGAAACCGCAGGCGCGCCAACACCAGGGCTAGTCCCAATCCCACCACGAAGATGATCAGGGAGGCGAGGGCCGTCACTCGCAGGGAGAGGAGGAGGGCATCACTCACGGCGCCTCCCCCAGGGGTGGTCTCACAACAGTCCCCCTAGCGGGCGAACTCAATTTTGCGGAAGGCCTCGGCATAGGGCACCTCCACGCGTTGCCCGTTCAGGCGCGCCCACTCCTTCACCCGTTCTGCCACGGCGTTGAAGTCGCTGAACTGGCTCTTGTGGCAGGCGAGGGCTCGCAGTTTGGTCTCTAAGGTGTCAGTGATGTCGCTAAACACATCGGGCTGGTCCGGCCCCCAGAACAGCACGGCCCCTACCTTATGGGTATCCAGGCCCTCCAGCAGGTGCTCGGGGTAGTAGAGGTGGTCGCGACAGTAGGGGTAGCAGGCGTCCATGGCCACGAGGCCGGCAATGCGGTGATCCCGGTGGGAGAAGCGGAGGCGGGGGAACGGCTCGGAGGTAAGCACCACATCGGGCTTGACGCGGCGGATTTCCCGTACCACCTTGCCCCGAAACTCCTTCGTATCCTCCAGGCCCCCGTCGGGGTAGCGGAGGAACACCACCTCCCTTACTCCCAGCATCCGTGCCGCTTCTATCTGCTCTGCCTCGCGGATGGCGGCCAGGCGCTCGGGGGTGAGGGAGCGGTCACTGGTGCCACTGTCGCCGCTGGTGGCCAGCACATAGACGATGTGGGCCCCCTCCCGTGCCCACCGAGCCACCGTGCCGGCGCACCCGAACTCGGCGTCATCCGGGTGGGCGAATACCACCAGAACCCGTTCGGGCGTGGGCAAGGCGTTGAGCATAGGCATCTCCCTCCCGTGGGGAGCTCTCGGGCGCGGCTCTAACTCCGGAATAATCGCCATCACCCCGCCTGCCCCCAAAGGGCGCTTTCTGTCATGCTATACTACCAGGGATGGCTTCCCCATGTGCATTGGCCGGCGGGAAGGAGAGGCACTATGGCCGTTGCCCCATCCCTGACGGAGCGGTTGGTAGACCGTGCCCTTGCGGTGCGCTGGGAGAAGGTGCCTCCCCAGGCCCAGGAGCGCGTCAAGCACCTCTTTCTGGATTTTTTGGGTGTGGCTCTAGGGGGTAGGGGATTGGCCGACTCCACGCCTGCCGTTCGGCGGGCTGGGCAGGCCTTGGCCAAAGGGGCGCGGGGAACCTGCACCGTGGTGGGGGAGAACCGCCGGTATCCGCCTCCTGTGGCGGCCTTCCTCAATGCCACCTTCGCCCATAGCTTGGACTTTGACGACACCCATCGGGAATCCATCATCCATCCCGGGGCGCCCATCTTTGCCACCCTGCTCGCTTTGGCCGAGGTGCACCACACCTCGGGGAAGGTGTTCCTGGAAGCGGCCCTGGCGGGGTATGAGGTTACCTGCCGCATCGGGATAGCCCACGGGGAGGCGGTGCATCGGCGGGGCTTCCATCCCACAGCCACCACGGGGGTTTTCGGTGCCGTGGCGGCGGGGGCGCACCTGTTGGGCCTGTCCCCAGAGGCGACCTTGGACGCCCTAGGCTTGGCAGGGAGTATGGCCAGCGGCTCCCTGCAGTTCATCGCCACTGGGGGGTGGAACAAGCGGGTGCATGTGGGGCTGGCCGCCCACAACGCCCTGTATGCCCTCACCCTGGCCCAGAGCGGGGTTCGGGGGGCACGCCAGCCCCTGGAAGGCACCTATGGCTACCTCCGCGCCTACGGCGACGGGACGGTGGACATGACCCGCGCCAGCCTGGGGGACGGGGACTGGCAGGTTTTACACACCGCCGTGAAACCCTATCCCTCGTGCCGCTACAATCACGCTGTCATTGACGCCATTGTGGACTTGGCTCGGCGTTACGAGATTGACCCCGCCGAGGTGAGGCGCATCCGCGTAGTCCTGCCCCCGGTAGGGCATGCCCTGGTGGCAGTCCCGCCCGAGCAAAAGCGTCGCCCCCACACCAGTGTGGAGGGTCAGTTTAGCGTCTACTTCGCCGCCGCGGTCGCCCTGCTGCAGAAGGGCTTGACCTGGGGCAGTTACCAGCGCCTGCACGACCCCCAGGTGCAGGCCCTGATGGAGCGCGTCTGTGCCGAGGCCGACGCCACTGTGGAGGGGATGGGGGCGCGGGTAACCCTGGAGGGATACGCCGGCCAGCGGTGGGAGACCAGCATACGCTACCCGCGGGGCGAGCCGGAAAACCCCCTTCCCTGGCCCCACCTGGTGGGGAAGTTCCTGGACCTGGCGTGCACGGTGCTCCCTCGGGAGCATGCGGACCGCCTTCTGGACAGGGTGTCCACTGTGGAGATGGAGGCGGATATGGCCTCCCTTATCTGTCTGTTGCGTCCTGCTTAACGCCTATGCTCCTCACCGGCTATCGCATTCTGGACTTGACAGACCAGTGGGGGATGCTGGCGGGGCGGATGTTGGCCGATATGGGTGCCCAGGTCATCGCCGTGGAGCCGCCGGGGGGCAATCCCGCCCGCCGTCTGCCCCCCTTTTGGAAAGATGACATAACTTGTAGCCTGTTCTGGGAGGCCTATGCGGGGGGCAAGAAGAGCATCACCCTAGACCTGACCCATCCCGACGGGCGGGAGGTGTTCCTGCGCCTTCTGGCCGTGAGTGATGCCCTGCTGGAGACCTTTCCTCCTGGAACGCTGGCCCGCTGGGGTTTGGATCACGAGACCCTGCGCCGAGCCAATCCCACTCTGGTGCACACCTCCATCACCCCGTTCGGTCAAACGGGCCCGTATGCCCACTGGAAGGCCACCGATTTGACTATCCAGGCGATGGGGGGGTTGGCCTATGTAACGGGGGACGCCGACCGCCCCCCGGTGCGCATCTCCTTTCCCCAGGCGTGGGTGCTGGCGGGCATCAGCGGGGCCCTGGGGACGATGCTGGCCCTCTTCCACCGCACACGTACCGGGCAGGGCCAGCAGGTAGACCTCTCGGCCCAGCACGCCGTCGCCCGCACCATGGACCGCCTGATCCCTTTCGTGGACTTGCTGGGAGAGGTGCTGGAACGCCACGGCCACTGGGGGCGCCCCGGCGGTGGCCCCTTGCGTCCATCCCTGTGGCCATGTCGGGATGGGTGGGTGTGCGTGCTTATGGTGGGGGGTGGTGTGGGCGCCAAACATATGCAGGGCCTGCTGGCCTGGATGGAGGAGGAGGGCTTCGACCCTGGCCCCCTGAAGGACATGGGGGAGGTGGACTTTGGCTTCAGTCGGGCCGCCATGATACCGGTTGTGGCGGAGGTGCTGGGGCGCTTCCTGGCGCCCAAAACCAAAGCCGAGATTTGGGAGCAGGCCCAGCGCCGGCGTCTCCTGATGGCCCCCGTCTCCACCCCTGGTGAGGCGGCCCAGGTGGCCCTGCGCATCGCTCCCGACTTCTTCCGCAAGGAGGTGGCACCCGACGGGGCGGTGCGGGCAACGGTGGGGCCGTTTGTGCCTCTGGAGGGGGGCAATCCCCGCCGCGCCCCCGCCCTGGGGGAGCATCAGCGGGAGGTGCTGGTGGATATGCTGGGGTATACCCCGGCCGAAGCGATTGTTTTACGGCGGGTTGGAGCGTTAGGCTGAAGGGCGCCATCGCCCCTCATACCCCGAAGGAGCACAGCGTCCATGCGTCATCGCATCCGCCCTGATCCGATGCGCAACCCCAATCCCCACCTGCCCCTGGCAGGGGTGCGCATCGTGGACTTCACCTGGGTGGCGGCGGGGCCAGCCACGACCCGCTATTTCGCCGACTTCGGAGCCACTGTCCTGCGCATAGAGACCAGCGTCTATCCCGACCCTTGGCGCAACTCCGCCCCCTTTGCCGGCAACACGCCCGGCCCCAACCGCTCCGGGGCTTTCGCCCTGGTGAACGCTGGTAAGCGGAGCCTGACCCTGAACATGCGCACGGCCGAGGGGGTGGGCTTGGCGCGCCGGCTCATCCTGGAATGGGCCGATGCGGTGGTGGACAACTTTACCGCGGGCGTGTTGGAGCGCTGGGGGCTGGGGTACGATGTGCTCTCCAGGGAGCGGCCGGATCTGGTTATGCTCTCCATGTCCACCTTCGGGCGGGGTAATCCGTTGGAGAGCCTGCCCGGTTTCGGCCCCCTCATCACGGCCCTGGTGGGCATCACCAACCTGGCGGGCTGGCCCGACAGCACCCCGGTGCCTCCCGGCCCCTCGGCCACCTATACCGATTTCATCGTCCCCCGGCAGGCGGCCACCGCGCTTATTGCCGCTTTGGATTATCGGGAGCGTACGGGGCGGGGGGTGTATATCCCCCTCTCCCAGTTCCTGGCTTCCCTGCACCTGTTGGCACCCCTGATACTGGACGCCCTAGAGAGCGGACGGCAGGCCCAGCGCCAAGGCAACCGGGATACGGGGTGTGTGCCCCACGGATGCTTTCCCTGCGCCGACGGGGAGTGGGTAGCCATCGCCGTGGAAACGGATGCCCACTGGCGTGCCTTGCGCCAGGTGATGGGGTGCCCTGCGTGGGCAGACGACCCGTGGTTGGACACTGTGCTCGGGCGCAAGGCCCGGGAGGATATGCTGGAGGCCCATCTGGCCCAGTGGACACGGCAATATCCCAGCCAGGTGCTGGTCCAGCGCTTGCAGGAGGCTGGGGTGCCGGCAGGGGTGTGCCACTCGGCGCGGGGCCTGCTCCACGACCCCCAAATGGCCCACCGGGGTGCCTATCCCGAGCTGGAACATCCCGAGATAGGCAAGCATCGGGTGGATGCCCCCGAGATGCTTCTTTCAGCTACCCCGGGCCGTCCTGTGCGTCCTGCCCCCCTCCTGGGGCAGGACACCCTGCTGGTGCTGCGGGAGGTGCTGGGGCTCACGGTGGAGGAGGTGGACGCCTTGCGAGAGAAAGGGGTGTTGCAATAGTTACCACAAGGAATTTGATGACCACTATTGGGTGTAGAGAGGCTAATTCTAGCGACAAAACTTCTGTTTGACGCGGGTGAAAACGCGTTGTCAGCCGTTATACGGAAAATAATCGGCTCAAAACGATACAGGATACACTTGACAATCCTTGCAGAAGGGTTATATTCTTATTTTCTGCTACCATGCCTCTTGCTGTAACCCCTTATCGTGGCCTCACCATCACCGTCAGAGTCCGCCCTGCCTAGGTGAGTTGCGCGCCGGACGAGGAGTGTGAGCATGGCTCTTGCCCGTCGGGGTCTTCCTGTTCGCTCATTTGCCCGCCTGCAACCGCCCCTGGAGGTGCCGGATCTGCTGGCTATCCAGCGGGAGTCGTACCAATGGTTCCTGCGGGAGGGCATCCGTGAGGTGCTGGAGGAGTTCAGCCCTATAGAGGACTTCACGGGCACCCGTTACGCCCTCTATTTTGACGACTACGCCATCGGGGAACCGACCTACACGGAGGCCCAATGCCGGGAGGAGGGGCACACCTACCAGGCCCCCCTGACCATTCGGGCCCGCCTGGTGCACCGCCAAACGGATGTGGAACTGGAGCAGACCCTTAAGTTCGGTGAAATCCCCATTATGACCCCCCGGGGCACCTTCATTATCAACGGGGCCGAGCGGGTGGTGGTGACCCAACTGGTCCGCTCCCCCGGGGCCTACTTCAACCTGGAGCCAGACCCCACCACGGGCCGCCGCCTGGGTGTGGGGAAGATCATCCCCACC containing:
- a CDS encoding ABC transporter ATP-binding protein, yielding MDARLLVDIEKRLGDFVLQVTLQVGQEVLVLFGPSGAGKTQTLHTIAGLTRPDAGEIVLNGRTLFRRGRPGPAIWVPPRLRRIGYVFQDYALFPHMTALENVAYPLRGGEGRLQALALLKHMHLEHLADRYPWELSGGQQQRVALARALAVQPQVLLLDEPFSALDLPVRERLRGELVALQKTLGLVVVLVTHDLEDAFAVGHRLAVMHQGRVVQVGPVQEVFHTPVDAAVARLLGIGNLFTAQVVASTPEGLSLDWDGLLLEALPQPLPPGQTVTGYIRPHQVKVLYPDRPLTEAVRHNMVTGRIVEHRPGPQVHTLRVALENGAVVEARFPPYSYLPLDLTPGRTVLLSIRREAIVVLQRTREHQSLSYPT
- the modB gene encoding molybdate ABC transporter permease subunit, whose amino-acid sequence is MSDALLLSLRVTALASLIIFVVGLGLALVLARLRFPGRTLVELVVTLPLVLPPTVVGYYLLIALGRGSPLKEWLGVDIVFTWWAAAVASAVMGLPLMVQASRAAIASVDPALEQVARTLGSREWEVLWRITLPLARRGILAGILLGSARALGDFGATLMVAGSIPGRTQTLPLAVYDAVQNSDYALANQMVLLLTGISLLGLWVVRRMEAQRPTPGRR
- a CDS encoding PIG-L family deacetylase; this encodes MLNALPTPERVLVVFAHPDDAEFGCAGTVARWAREGAHIVYVLATSGDSGTSDRSLTPERLAAIREAEQIEAARMLGVREVVFLRYPDGGLEDTKEFRGKVVREIRRVKPDVVLTSEPFPRLRFSHRDHRIAGLVAMDACYPYCRDHLYYPEHLLEGLDTHKVGAVLFWGPDQPDVFSDITDTLETKLRALACHKSQFSDFNAVAERVKEWARLNGQRVEVPYAEAFRKIEFAR
- a CDS encoding MmgE/PrpD family protein, with translation MAVAPSLTERLVDRALAVRWEKVPPQAQERVKHLFLDFLGVALGGRGLADSTPAVRRAGQALAKGARGTCTVVGENRRYPPPVAAFLNATFAHSLDFDDTHRESIIHPGAPIFATLLALAEVHHTSGKVFLEAALAGYEVTCRIGIAHGEAVHRRGFHPTATTGVFGAVAAGAHLLGLSPEATLDALGLAGSMASGSLQFIATGGWNKRVHVGLAAHNALYALTLAQSGVRGARQPLEGTYGYLRAYGDGTVDMTRASLGDGDWQVLHTAVKPYPSCRYNHAVIDAIVDLARRYEIDPAEVRRIRVVLPPVGHALVAVPPEQKRRPHTSVEGQFSVYFAAAVALLQKGLTWGSYQRLHDPQVQALMERVCAEADATVEGMGARVTLEGYAGQRWETSIRYPRGEPENPLPWPHLVGKFLDLACTVLPREHADRLLDRVSTVEMEADMASLICLLRPA
- a CDS encoding CoA transferase; this encodes MLLTGYRILDLTDQWGMLAGRMLADMGAQVIAVEPPGGNPARRLPPFWKDDITCSLFWEAYAGGKKSITLDLTHPDGREVFLRLLAVSDALLETFPPGTLARWGLDHETLRRANPTLVHTSITPFGQTGPYAHWKATDLTIQAMGGLAYVTGDADRPPVRISFPQAWVLAGISGALGTMLALFHRTRTGQGQQVDLSAQHAVARTMDRLIPFVDLLGEVLERHGHWGRPGGGPLRPSLWPCRDGWVCVLMVGGGVGAKHMQGLLAWMEEEGFDPGPLKDMGEVDFGFSRAAMIPVVAEVLGRFLAPKTKAEIWEQAQRRRLLMAPVSTPGEAAQVALRIAPDFFRKEVAPDGAVRATVGPFVPLEGGNPRRAPALGEHQREVLVDMLGYTPAEAIVLRRVGALG
- a CDS encoding CoA transferase; translation: MRHRIRPDPMRNPNPHLPLAGVRIVDFTWVAAGPATTRYFADFGATVLRIETSVYPDPWRNSAPFAGNTPGPNRSGAFALVNAGKRSLTLNMRTAEGVGLARRLILEWADAVVDNFTAGVLERWGLGYDVLSRERPDLVMLSMSTFGRGNPLESLPGFGPLITALVGITNLAGWPDSTPVPPGPSATYTDFIVPRQAATALIAALDYRERTGRGVYIPLSQFLASLHLLAPLILDALESGRQAQRQGNRDTGCVPHGCFPCADGEWVAIAVETDAHWRALRQVMGCPAWADDPWLDTVLGRKAREDMLEAHLAQWTRQYPSQVLVQRLQEAGVPAGVCHSARGLLHDPQMAHRGAYPELEHPEIGKHRVDAPEMLLSATPGRPVRPAPLLGQDTLLVLREVLGLTVEEVDALREKGVLQ